Proteins co-encoded in one Arachis hypogaea cultivar Tifrunner chromosome 13, arahy.Tifrunner.gnm2.J5K5, whole genome shotgun sequence genomic window:
- the LOC112792539 gene encoding DEAD-box ATP-dependent RNA helicase 1: MEEQKKRSIPVLPWMRDPLDLTLFQQIPLHTLPSLHPKLKLSLENMGISNLFPVQVAVWQETVGPGKFHRDLCVNSPTGSGKTLAYALPIVQLLSTRVVTCLRALVVVPTRDLAFQVKRVFDAIASPLGLRVGLAAGQSSVADEISELVYSPECEFGISYDPEEVAFRVRRRLRSKVDILVATPGRLMDHINTTKGFTLEHLQYLVVDETDRLLREAYQSWLPAVLESVQLNEDNSFEPSDSFLPCSMGVLTTRRRCGVERGFKDKPYPRLAKIVLSATITQDPGRLVQLELHHPLFLRAGPMRYRLPENLQSFKLICERKVKPLYLVALLKSLEGEKCIIFTKSVESTHRLCKLLNCFGDLQIDIKEYSGLQHQRVRSKTLNNFRKGEFQVLVSSDAMTRGMDVEGVRNVINYDMPKYVKTYVHRAGRTARAGQTGRCFTLMSNDEVRQFKKLMQKAEASSCPEHIIQSSLIEALHSTYESALKKFKEKISKARKKAND; this comes from the exons GTTGAAATTATCACTGGAAAACATGGGGATTTCCAACCTGTTCCCGGTGCAAGTTGCGGTATGGCAAGAAACCGTTGGGCCCGGGAAATTCCACCGAGACCTCTGCGTTAACTCCCCCACTGGCAGTGGCAAGACCTTGGCCTACGCGCTCCCCATCGTACAGTTGCTCTCCACACGCGTCGTCACGTGCCTACGCGCATTGGTCGTTGTCCCTACACGCGACCTCGCCTTCCAGGTCAAGCGTGTCTTCGACGCCATTGCCTCGCCCCTCGGCCTGCGCGTGGGACTCGCTGCCGGTCAGTCTTCCGTTGCGGACGAGATTTCAGAACTGGTGTACTCGCCGGAATGTGAGTTCGGGATTTCTTACGATCCGGAAGAGGTTGCATTTCGTGTTCGGAGACGGTTGAGGAGTAAGGTAGATATATTGGTGGCAACCCCCGGAAGATTGATGGATCATATCAATACCACCAAAGGCTTCACTCTTGAGCATCTTCAATATCTT GTGGTTGATGAAACGGATCGGCTACTCCGTGAGGCCTACCAGTCATGGCTACCTGCTGTGCTTGAATCGGTGCAGTTGAATGAGGATAACAGTTTTGAACCCAGTGATTCGTTTTTACCTTGTTCTATGGGTGTGTTAACAACCAGAAGAAGATG TGGAGTTGAGAGGGGTTTCAAGGATAAGCCCTACCCTAGGCTGGCAAAGATTGTCCTGTCTGCGACAATAACTCAGGACCCAGGCAGGCTTGTTCAGCTTGAGTTGCATCACCCTTTGTTCCTGAGAGCTGGGCCAATGCGTTATCGACTACCAGAAAATCTACAATCCTTCAAATTG ATCTGTGAAAGAAAGGTCAAACCCTTGTATTTGGTTGCCCTTTTAAAATCACTAGAAGGAGAAAAATGCATAATTTTTACAAAATCTGTGGAATCTACACATCGTCTCTGCAAATTGCTTAATTGTTTTGGAGATCTGCAAATTGATATCAAGGAGTACTCTGGTCTTCAGCATCAACGTGTAAGAAG TAAGACCCTGAATAATTTTCGGAAAGGCGAGTTTCAAGTGCTTGTATCTTCTGATGCAATGACTCGTGGAATGGATGTGGAAGGTGTAAGAAATGTCATTAACTATGACATGCCCAAATACGTGAAGACCTACGTTCATCGGGCTGGTAGGACTGCCCGGGCTGGCCAGACTGGGCGCTGCTTCACATTGATGTCCAATGATGAG GTACGACAATTTAAGAAGTTGATGCAAAAGGCTGAGGCTAGTTCTTGCCCCGAGCACATCATTCAATCCAGTTTGATTGAAGCACTTCACTCTACCTATGAATCAG CATTGAAAAAATTCAAGGAGAAGATTTCGAAGGCACGAAAGAAGGCAAATGATTAG